The genomic stretch GCTGGCAACCTCGGCCCCCACGTAGAGGCAGAACGCCGGGGAGAGGAGCTTCTCTCGCATCAGTGAGTAGGTGAGCAGGGAGTTGATCGAAGTGCCCTCGACCCGGTCCGACACGATGTAGAGAGCGCCTTGGACTTCATAGGGCCCGAGCGTGCGGGCGATCCCCGGGTGTCGCAGATAGGTGGCGAGGTGCGCCTCTTCCCGGAGGCGGGCGCGCATCCTCTCCAGCATTTCGGGATCGCCCGGCGACGCAGGCGGCAAGCTGCGGACGATGACCTCCCGCAGGCGCTTCTTCTCGGTGCGCTCCCAGGCTGGGACGATCCTCTCCCCCAGCCTCGACTGCGACAGCTCTTCGAGCAACGGACGCGACAGATCCACCTCATACGAGAGATCGCCGTGAGAGAAGAGAATCACCCCCGGGACGCTCCAGGGTGGGCGAGGAGTAGCCATGCGGGATCGGCTCCTGGCGGCGCAAGAGAGGGCGCCGCAGCGGAGCGAAACACTACCCAGGATGTACCATGGGAGGGAACGACGCTGGAGGTTGGGAGCGGCGCGGTCCCTGACTACAGCGTCAGTGAAACGCCTGCCCCGCTCATCTCCATTGCTTGACGGCCTGGGTCTCGGACACCTTGGTCCCTACAGGGGCGCCCGGCTTGGAGCCCTCGAGCTTTTCCGAGCCCAGCTCGCGTACATCCGTCAGCTCGAGGCAGATCGGCACGGTTCGCCCGCCTGGGAGGTGGGCGCGGACATAGCGCCCGTAGATGCGATCGCCCGTCGTCCACAGGTGCCCATCTACCCGCATCCCGGCAGGCGCCTTGTAGTGTGGCCGTATCAACGCCCCCGTGACCGGCCCATCCTTCCAAACGGCCAAGGGTTGCTCGTCCGCCTCTTCCAGGCTCCCCTTGGTCACATCCAGCAAGATGCCAGGCCCGGAGGTGTCGTAGCCCATATGCCACCCGAGTTCCTTCCACATCGCCTCAACGGCTTCCTTGGGGCACGGCTCGGGATCCGGGCGCTTCTGCACGCCAGTGCAGCCCGCTTCAAGCCATGCAACGGAGGCCACCAGGAGCATGCACTGCTCCACCTTCGAGGGCACGCGCCGCCCGCTGGCCCTCTGGACCTGCTGCGGGTTGGGGACGCCGTTGGTGAGAGTCGGGGAGTTGTCGGGCAGCTTCACGGACGGGCTGACCTCCTTCTGGGTAGGGAGAGCCGAGGCTAACCGAGCGGGGCGGCTTGTCGGCTTTTCGGTCAGAGGGCTCGAGGCAGGGGGCTGATCCGCTGGTGCGCTCCTGGTCACCGGAGGTGACTCGGGTTGCGGTGGCCTGTGCAGCAGGAAGACGGCCACGACCGCCGCGAAGACAGAGAGCGCCAGCAGCCCGACGAACACCGGGCGCAGCCACGGACGGCGCCGGCGGCGCTGCGCGGCAGAGGGTACGGGCGCTGCATCCGCTGACGCTGGCGCCAACACCGGCTCTCCTTCGACGGGTTCTCGCCGTAACGGCAAGGGTGCCGGGTGAATGGGGCGCTCGCGCCAGTCCTCCCCCTCGAAGCGCGCCAGGTCCGCCAGCGGGCGCCGCGCATCCTTCGCCGTCGCGGGGCGCACTTCCAGGTCGCGACTGATCAGCCTCATCGCGTAGGCGCTCAACTCCATCGGAACGCGCCCCTGGGTTGCGCGATGCGGGGTGGGAGGAGTTATCACCATGCTGTTGAGCACGGGCCGCCCCTCGCTGCTTTCCGGTGTGGGGTCCGCCAGCACGTCGTAGAGGTTGGCTCCGAGCGCGAAAATATCGTCTGTCGCCTTGAACGTGTAACGAGCCCCGGGCTTGAGGCGGTTTTCCTCCCAGAAGCTTTGAGCCTCGGGGCTGCGGTTGCGCGGCGTTCCAGGCGGCAGCGGCCCGTCCGTCAATTCCTCGGCGGTCGCGTAGTCCGCCGCGCCAAAGTCGATGAGCACCGGCTCGCCGTCCTTGGTGACCATGATGTTTCTCAGGCTCAAGTCCCGATGGAGCACGCCTCGCGCGTGCATGTGCTCCAGGGCGTCAAACAGCTTGAGGAACAGGACGACGACTTCATGCGGCGTCGGGTGGGTCCGCTCCACCCAGCGGGCGAGCGTGTAGCCGTCCACGAACTCCAGAACGATGTAGTGGAAGCCTGAGAGCGCACCCGGCCACCGGCCCTGCCCCAGCATCCGGATGATGTGACCGTGGTTGAGTTGCTGGAGACAAGCCGCCTCGCGCCGCGCGCGTGCGTCCGTCTGCTTCGGATCCGGGCTTCGCTCCGTCTGACAGGCCAGCTTGAGCGCGAAGCGCTGGCCGTCCTTCTCCACCTCGTAGACGACGGCATACCCGCCCCTGCCGACACGTCGAACAATGCGCCAGTCGCTCACCATCTGACCGGGCTTGAGGTCCAAGGGATCAAAATCCGAGAACATGCCGCGCACCTCTCGCCAGTAGCTACAGCTTCACCTTGGGAGCGGACAGACAGCGGCTCCCGTCACCGTTGCACACCCGCACCGCATGCCGTGCCTGCAGCCATGCTTCCTTCTCTCGCGCGGGCATCTCCACTTCCACGGCCACGCTCACGACCCCCCCCGGGGGGATGGTTGCTTGCCCTGAGAGCACCGCGCGAGCGCGGCGCGGTTCCCCTCCTGCGGGAGTCACCTCTGCCCACGCGGGCGCCCACGGCGCCCCTCCGGTGTTACTCACTTCGAGGACCACCACGCTCCATGTGGGCCCTCCGAGGCCCCAGCACCGAGTGGGGCGAAGCTCACCCTCGTGTGCCCCAACGCGCGCTCGATCAAAGTACGCTCCGCTCACGCCCTGCTGATCCACGAAGCCCGAGAGCGCCACGGCCGCCGGGCTCGAGGCTGGGGGCCGTGCCTTCAGCGTCTCCAGTTCCCTGGCTTGTGCCTCGCACCGCTCGCGCGTGGCGGACAGCTCCATGCGGCACGCCTCCACGGACTGCCGCGGGCGGCTGACGTTCACCACCACATCCGCCGCACCCGGCTGCCCTGTGAGCAGGAACACGACGCTCAAGGGGAACCCCTCGCGGTAGGTGACTCGCAGCGCGAGCCGTTCACCGGGCGCCAGCGCCGCCGTGGGCGAGAGCGTGACGGTGGTGTCCCCCACGTCCAGCACCGCGAACCGGGCGCGGCCCTCGACTTCGACGGACTCCCGCACCAGCGGCGCGTCCAGCAGGAGCACCGTGACGGTGCCAGGCGCCACGGAAACCAACGGCGACTCGCCGGCCTGCCCCGAGAGCACGATGGAACGAGGAGCCGCGGCCTGTGCCGGAGCGGCGAGGCCCACCAGCAGAGCGGCGAGCGCCAAGGGCGAGGCAATGGGTCGGAACAAGGCGGAGGAACCTCTCAGGTAGGTTCCCAGAGTAACAGACGCGGCAGGGAGCCCGCGTCGAAGTCAGGTGCGAATGTGCACTTCAGCGGGCCAGGAGTCGGCGCGCGCAGGAGGCGGCACCCGCCGTGCCATGCGGCGCGCCAGACCTTTTCTCCAGGCACCAGGGGCACCAGTCCTGACGCAGGGAGCACAAAAAAAGAGGCCCCGCGTCCTCATCAGGAACGCGGGGCCTCGCCTCATGAGCCCGGGATTACAACGACCGGACCGTTACCGGCGGCTACGGCAGCTCATTGACCGGGGGCAGCTCGCCCGTGAGCGCGAGGACCAGCTGGTTCACCTGCTCCAGGGGAATGCCCTTGAAGTCCAGCACCGCCTTGCCCTTCTGGTTGCGCACCGTCACCTTCACCAGCGCGCCCTTGCCCTTGGGGAAGCGCAGCGCCACCGCCTCGGTGTACTGCTCGGCCAGCAGCAGCGCCTCCGGCGGCAGGGGCCTGGTGGAGGCCGGCTTGCGCTTGTGCTGCAACGCCCGGCG from Hyalangium gracile encodes the following:
- a CDS encoding DUF2381 family protein, producing MFRPIASPLALAALLVGLAAPAQAAAPRSIVLSGQAGESPLVSVAPGTVTVLLLDAPLVRESVEVEGRARFAVLDVGDTTVTLSPTAALAPGERLALRVTYREGFPLSVVFLLTGQPGAADVVVNVSRPRQSVEACRMELSATRERCEAQARELETLKARPPASSPAAVALSGFVDQQGVSGAYFDRARVGAHEGELRPTRCWGLGGPTWSVVVLEVSNTGGAPWAPAWAEVTPAGGEPRRARAVLSGQATIPPGGVVSVAVEVEMPAREKEAWLQARHAVRVCNGDGSRCLSAPKVKL
- a CDS encoding serine/threonine protein kinase; translated protein: MFSDFDPLDLKPGQMVSDWRIVRRVGRGGYAVVYEVEKDGQRFALKLACQTERSPDPKQTDARARREAACLQQLNHGHIIRMLGQGRWPGALSGFHYIVLEFVDGYTLARWVERTHPTPHEVVVLFLKLFDALEHMHARGVLHRDLSLRNIMVTKDGEPVLIDFGAADYATAEELTDGPLPPGTPRNRSPEAQSFWEENRLKPGARYTFKATDDIFALGANLYDVLADPTPESSEGRPVLNSMVITPPTPHRATQGRVPMELSAYAMRLISRDLEVRPATAKDARRPLADLARFEGEDWRERPIHPAPLPLRREPVEGEPVLAPASADAAPVPSAAQRRRRRPWLRPVFVGLLALSVFAAVVAVFLLHRPPQPESPPVTRSAPADQPPASSPLTEKPTSRPARLASALPTQKEVSPSVKLPDNSPTLTNGVPNPQQVQRASGRRVPSKVEQCMLLVASVAWLEAGCTGVQKRPDPEPCPKEAVEAMWKELGWHMGYDTSGPGILLDVTKGSLEEADEQPLAVWKDGPVTGALIRPHYKAPAGMRVDGHLWTTGDRIYGRYVRAHLPGGRTVPICLELTDVRELGSEKLEGSKPGAPVGTKVSETQAVKQWR